GACCATCAACAACTAAAGTGTGAAATTCTCCGTTTTCACCGCATAGATCAATCTTTTCTTTTTTTAAGTCTTCGATTGTCTCTTCACTGAACTCTCTTCCAACAAAGCTTGGATCCAATTGTCCATTTCGTACACAAACGATGTACGCTTTAAATCCGTTGTTTAAAAATGTTTCCACGATTTTTTCTCGATCGTGTTTCCATATGGGGTGGATCGCTTTCACTCCATAATGGGAGCAGACATCGATGTTCCATTGCTGATGGGAGTTGATATCGATATCGCCGAAAATGCCGGCTTTTATTCCTTGGCCAGCAAGTAATTTCAACCCATTCAGAAACTCCGTTTTATAAGCATCCCAGCTCGCAGAGCGGCACTTCCACTTCAATCCCATGAGCTCTGCTTGCTTTTCAAGAATTTCTTGTCTTATACCATGGGAACGGGAACGTTTAATTTTCGGAATCATAACGGTGAAAAGAGTCGATACCCTGATCTCTTGTTGAAGGGCAAGATACAAGGAGATGCAGCAGTCTTTCCCTCCACTCCAAGAACAAAAAGCTTCAAGCATGATTTTTTGAGTAAACGTGTTGGCGGCTAAGGCGTGCCATCGCTTCGAGTACCGTCTCTTTGGAACCGAAGGCGCTGAACCGGACGAAATGTTCGCCGCAGCTGCCGAATCCGCTGCCAGGAATGGCCAAGATATGTGTTTTCTTCAGCAGCTCATCAAATGCTTGCCACGAAGTTTTGGGGGAGTAGTCGACCCATACATAGGGTGCGTGGCTGCCGCCGTAACAGGGATAACCAAGAGAGACAAAAGTTTCTTTAATCAGTTGAGCATTTTCAAGATAGTGATCGATTGTCTTTTGTACTTGTTCCCATCCTTCGTTTTCCAAAACTGCAACGCCGGCGCTTTGGACAATATTCGAAGCGCCATTGAAAAAAGTGGAGGAAATTCTGCTCCATGCCGCATGGACCGGAGTGCCGTTAGAAAAGTTGAGCTCTTTTGGAACGACGGTCCACCCTAGGCGCAAGCCTGTAAATCCAGCCAGCTTGGAAAAAGAATTCACCTCAATGGCAACTTCGCGGCTGCCTTCAATCTCATAAATGGAGCGTGGGAGTGTATTGTCCCTGATAAATGCGGAATAGGCTGCATCAAAGATGATGATGGAGTTGTTTGCTTTGGCAAAATCAACATAAGCTTTTAATTGCTCTTTAGTCGCTACACTGCCCGTAGGATTATTTGGTGAACAGAGGTAGATTAGGTCTGCATTGATCGGAGAGGGAAAAAAATGATTCTTAGGTGTGCAGGGCATGCGGATAATGGAATGGGACAGTCCGTAAATGGTTGCCGTGTCCACATAGACGGGATAAACCGGATCCTGAACGGCAACGGTAGAGTTCGGCCCGAAAAGAAGCAGCAAGCGCCCGCAGTCGCACTTAGCTCCGTCCGAGATAAAAATCTCTTCCGGTTCAATCATTTCTTGATAGATCCGTTGAGAAAGTTTTTGTCTTAAAACAGGGGAGCCTTGGTCGGGGCCATAACCTGTATATCCCTCCGGAGTGCCCATTGCATGAGCTTGGCAGGAGATCTGTTCCACGACAGATGGAGCAATGGGGCAGGTGGTGTCCCCAATCCCTAAGCTGATCAGTTTGGCTCCAGGTTCCTCGATTAGGAACGCTTCTTTTTTTTTCTGAATCTCGGGAAATAGGTAGCCTGATTTTAATGCAGCAAGATGAGGATTGATTTTAGCCATGAACGATTTCTTTAATGAATTTTACGTGGTGTTCTTCTAAAGGCGTTAAGGGAAGCCGGCAAGGTCCTGCTGCCATATTGATCAGGTTCATGGCTGCTTTGACAGGAATCGGGTTTGAATCGATAGAGAGCGCTTGCATAAGAGGAAGAAGTTGATAGTGGATCTCGCGGGCAGTTTGAAAGTCGCCTTGAAGTGCGGCAGAAACCAGATTGATCATTTTTTTAGGGGAAAGATTGCTTGTTACCGAAATGACCCCTGAGGCTCCGATGGAGAGCATGGGAAGTGTTAGAGGATCATCTCCGCTTAAAACGCTGAAAGAAGGGGCGACTTTTTCCAGCCAGCAAGTCTGGGTTGCGAGATCTCCGGAAGCGTCCTTGATTCCGGCAATGTTGGGGATGCCCGACAGTTTGAGAAGTGTCTCTGTTGTGATGCGGCATCCGGACCTGCCTGGATGGTGGTAAAGGATCATCGGGATGTGCACGGATTCTGCGACCGCCTTGAAGTGATGGTAAATGCCTTTCTGATTTGGCCTGTTGTAATAAGGAGTAATCACTAGGCAGCTATCAGCACCCAACTCTTCCGCGAGCTTGCTCATGCGAATGGTTTGTTCGGTTGAGTAGCTGCCTGTTCCTGCCATTAGATGGATTCGACCTGCGCACTCTTCTTTTGCGATCTGCAGAATTCTTACCTTTTCCTGTTCGGAAAGGGTAGGCGCTTCTCCTGTTGTGCCAAGTGCAGCAATCCCTTCGACTCCTTGGCTGATTTGGAATTGAATATTGTTTCTCAGCCCCTCTTCATCCAGAGTCTTGTCTTTTTTGAAAGGGGTGACAATCGCGGTATACACTCCTTTTAGTCCATCTAGGCGAGGCATAGCATATCTTCCATTGTGTAAATTCCCGTTTTACCTTGCATCCATTCTGCGGCCGAAACAGCGCCTAATGCAAAATCTTCTCTGTTGCGGGCTTGGTGGGTCAATGTTATCGTATCTGAAGGGCTATCGAAGTAGACTGTATGGGTGCCTGGGACAGAGCCGCAGCGAACGCTTGAGAAACTTGGAGATTTTCCTCCTGTACGTGCAATCGTCTGCTGGATGGCAATTGCCGTGCCTGAAGGGGAATCAAGTTTTTGTTGATGATGGATCTCTACTCCTGCGACATTGTAATTTCCTGTATTCAGAAACAGGTCGGCGGCCTTTTCCACTGTTTTTAAAAAGAGGTTGACCCCAAGAGAAAAGTTGGATGCATAGAACAATCCTGTACCGGATTCAGCAACCCACTTTTCGACATTTTTGAGAGCGTCGTTCCAGCCGGTCGTTCCTACGACAATGTTTTTGCCAAGGCTTAGGGCCGTGCGGATGTTGCCGAGGACAGCGTTTGGCTGGGTGAATTCAATGCAGACATCTGCTTTCTTCAGAGAGTTTTGGACGGTTTCCCGATCTTCAGTTTTAGGATCGATGATTGCAACGATCTCATGGCTGCGCTTGACCGCTATTTGCTCGACCATCTTGCCCATTTTGCCATATCCAATGAGTGCTATCTTCAACATGCCACAGATCATAGTTGATTAAGAGTGTGTCGTCAATATTCAAATTTGGAAAAAGGATCAAAAATATTTTCCTTTCTTTATTTTAATTTTTCTAATAATAAACGGTATATTGATTGGTTGAAAATCTCTTAGTATTATGTTATTCATATTATTATCCATTATTTATTAAAATTAATAAGATATTTTATATTTTTATTAAATAAAAATAAACTTATTTTAATAATCTTTCGTTGTTGTGCTGCAAGATGTTCACATTTAAATCGCCTACACGCTCTGAATCCTGCTCTTGTATTTAGACGCATCGTCTACTATAATCGATTCGCTTGTTATCACCGACCAATGCAGTTGTCATGGAAAGATCTATTTTTTTGTTATTCGTCCTTTTTTTTAACACTTTGACATCTCTGGAACATGTGTCTCGCCAACATGTTCAAAAAGCCATTGATCAGATTGACCGATTAGTGATCGAAAGCATGGATCGGCTTTCTGTGCCTGGAGCTGCAGTCGCTGTCGTTTACAATGGCGAGGTGCTTCTCCTTAAAGGGTATGGAGTGAGGGAGTGGGGAAAAATGGACCCTGTCGATAACGATACGGTTTTCCAATTGGCCTCTCTTTCCAAGCCGATCACCTCATCAGTCCTTGCGGCAGTTGTTGCAGAAGGCCGGGTGCGTTGGAATAGTCCCGTTATTTCGCTAGACCCTTCATTTAGGCTGTCTGATGCATGGGTGACTCAACATGTCACTGTAGCCGACCTTCTAAGTCATCGCAGCGGATTGTATGAACATGCCGGCGATCTATTAGAAGATCTTGGATATGATGGCAAAACGATCATTCATCAGTTGAGGTTTATTCCTCGCCTCAACCCTTTCCGTGCAAGCTACGCTTACACGAATTTTGGATTTTCTGAAGCTGCGTATGCCGTAGCCAATTTTTTTAATACTCATTGGAATACGCTTGCGAATCAAAAGCTGTTTGCCCCGCTGAGAATGAAACATGCAAGTTTCCGTTACTTGGATTATCAAAATGCTGTGAACAAGGCAGTTGCTCATCAGGTTAAAGAAGATATTCCCATTCTGAAGCATGTCAGGAATCCGGATCCTCAAGCACCTGCCGGAGGAGCAAGCATGTCGGTCAAAGACTTCGCAAAGTGGATGATCTTCAGTCTAAATGGTGGAACATATAAGAGCTACAGGCTAGTGCCGGAAACTGTTCTGCTTGAATCGCAAATGCCTTATATTGTCTCTGCTGTCGATCTTTTGGATGACACCATCAATTTTTATGGACTGGGCTGGGGGATTAAATATAACCGTTTTGGAAATAAGGTCTTAGATCACTCTGGAGCGTTTTCTCTAGGGATTCGAAGCCAGGTTGTTCTTATTCCTGAGTTGAAGGTAGGAATTGCAGTTCTGACTAATTCCTACCCGCATGCCCTGCCGGAAGCAGTTACCCAGAGCTTTATGGATTTGATCTATACCGGCAAGATAGAGAAAGATTGGCTTCCGATCATGAACGAAAAATTTATCAAAGTTATGGGCGATGAACACCGTTTTTATAAGGCTCCTCAAATGTATGTTCCCCATATTGAGCTGGAACGTTATGCAGGGGATTATTACAATGAGTTTTACGGGGGAATGCGCATCGTTAGCGAAGAGGATCGGTTAGTTTTAGTCATAGGGCCTAAGTCGTACCGCTTCCCTTTGAAACACTATAATAAAGATGCCTTTATGATGGAGACTAAAGGGGAAAACAGTGTGGGCGAGACTAAGGTAGTGTTTGAGTTTTCTTCCGACGGCAGCCTTAAGCGTGTCGTTGTGGATTATCTGAATAATCATGGGCTAGGGGTCTTTTTACCGGTTAAAGAATAGGAGTAGATGATGAATCTTTTGCTTGTTTCGGGAACATTTCTATCCGGATTAGGTGTCGCTTTAGGAGCTTTTGGCGCACACTATCTCAAAAGCAGGCTCTCTCAAGAGATGCTTGCAATTTTTGAAGTCGGAGTCCGTTACCAAATTTACCATAGTTTGGCCCTTTGCCTTTTGGGAATTTTGACTTTGCATTATGCGAATTCCTACCTAAATTATGCAGGGGCATCTTTTTTATTCGGCATTTTGCTGTTTTCGGGGAGTTTGTATGCGCTTGCGCTTTCGGGCATTAAAGCTTTTGGTGCGATCACTCCTATCGGAGGAGTGTTATTTCTATTGGGATGGGGATTATTTATGATAGGAAGCCTGCCCCGCGGTTAAGCAGGGCAAGCATACTTTAGACTAGTAGAGGCAAGTGCCGATTGAATAGTTATTCATGTTGACGTTGATAAGAATATTAGGATTCGTCCCGGAGAAAAATCCGTCGTTGATCCCAATGATGACGGTGTCATTTGGAAGCCATGTATTGACGATCGATTGATCAAAACTAGACATTTTCCAAATGGAGCCATCTTCAAGATAAATCTCGCGGAATAGGTAGTCGATAGCAACGATCCAATGGGTGTAAGCACCGTTATAGATAGGCCCAAGATAAAGATTCACTTTAACTTTCGCACCTGTATTCAGATTGACCAGCTTGTAATCATGAGAAGAAAAGATGCTGTCGTTTGGAACGATAATAATCATATCGCTTGTCAACCAGTTTAAAGTTTTATAGGCGTCATTTGAACAAACTTTCCAAATGGAGCCGTCTTCAAGTTCAACTGTATCTCCCAAAAATGAAACAGCGATGGGAAAATGAAACGCGCCTTCATGAGTGGTGACATAGGTTGCTTGCAGAAAATCTTTTTTAACGATTTTTTTAGCGTTGGCTTCCTCATCTTGCGACTCTTCTTCGTCTGCTTCTTCCATCTGAACGAGGCGGTCTTCATACATTTTGACTTGTTCCGCGCGGACGACAGCCCTGTCGCCGACAGGAATGCGCTCTTCCGTTTCGACTTCATCAGCAGACAAAGGCATTGAAAAAAGAGCAAGGCCTAAAAAAACATTTAAGAATTGTTTGGTTTTCATTACTTAACATCTCTTATTGGTTGGTTAAAAATTTAAATAGGGATGTTGGCAGACGAAATTTAAGATAAAATTAAGAATGGGTTTTAAACCGATAAATTTGTTGAGTGGAGCAGGATTTCGTCCCACATTTCTTCCAGAACTTTTTGTTGAGAGGGTTTTAGAGGGGTAATGATCATAAAAAAGTCGTCATTAATGGTAAAGGCTGCTTTTGTCCAATTTGCGGATCCGTTCAACAGCGTTTGATGATCAATGAGAAGGAATTTGTGGTGCAGCAGCTCCGGTCCTTGATTGACTTTTACGGGAATACCTCCTTTAAGCAGTTTTTCTGCTATCCGTTTACTCACTCCACTCGAGGCGTTTCTATCAAGAACAACCTCTACATGGACTCCGCGCTTTTTGGCTGCAATCACGGCATCGGCAAGATCGTATCGCGTCCAGGTAAACATCGCAATTCTAATGCTTTTTTCAGCAGACCGGATGAGCTGTTTAATTTTTTCAACGCCTTCGGGGTGATCGGGGAGAAACCAAAATTCGAGATTTTGACCATTGATGACAGTGTTGAATTGAGGCGCCTTTTCGACACGTCCTTCTTTCTTCATGGTGTTGAATTTTATGAGAAGGTGGGCGGCCAATTTTGGTGAATAGATCCCCGTTACTAGGTTGCCGTGCATCTTTAACGACGCTGTAGTCAGGTTTGCAGATCCGCACAAGATGGTGTGTTGATCAACGATGAGAATTTTTTGATGCATCAGTCCTTTATCGTTGTGATAGAAAACATGCACATTTTTACCGATTTTGGATGCCAGGTGCGAAGAGGCGTTGCGATCGCAGATGATTTGGATATCCACTCCTCTGCCTGCTGCTCGGCGTAAAGAGTTGATCACCTTCTTGTCTCTAAGGCTGTAAATCATGAGGTGAATGGATGTTTTTGCCTCTTCGATTGCCTGCGTAAAAGTGATTTGCAAGTCGTGATGGGTTTCTGTTGCATACAACTTAATTGGAGAGCCAGACGACGGAAGAGAGGCATGAGTGAGCGTGTATCCAAGAAAACTGAAAACGAAAGCAATAAGGGCAACAGTTAGCGTTTTGAAAATTTTACTCATTTAATCTAACGCAGGGTTGTGTTTTTCCAAAAGAGAGGCCAAAAGGCCTGTATATCGGCTTTTCACTTCGTCGTTGTGGATGGCTATCGCCAGCGCTTTTTTTGTTCCTGCAAGGATGACTAGCTTTTTTCCTCTTGTAACTCCTGTATATAAGAGATTGCGGTGCAGGAGTTTGAAGTGGGAAGTATGCACGGGCATGATGATGCAGGGACACTCGCTTCCCTGGTACTTATGCACAGAAACGGCGTAGGCAAGGACCAGTTCATCAAGATCGGCAAAATCGTAAGAGATCAGCAGATCTTCCATTTTTACATAAACTTTCTGATCTGTTTCATCGATTTTTTCTATTCTACCGACATCTCCGTTATAGACTTTTTTGTCATAGTTGTTTCGGGTCTGCATCACTTTGTCTCCTTTAGCAAAGCGGCGCCCGTATTTGTAAATGTGGTTTTGGCTAGGATTTAATGTTTCTTGCAAAAGATGATTGAGGTTGTCTGTTCCAATGACTCCTTTTTTCATTGGAGCCAGCACTTGAATGTCTGTAAAAGGGTCGAAGTGATAAGTTCTGGGAACGCGTTGCGCTGCCAGGGTTAGGATTTGATTGAGTAGTGCGTCTTTATCTTCTTCGGCAATAAAAAAGAAGTCGCTCTCCTTTCCGTTGTAAAGTTCGGGAAAAATTCCTTTGTTGATCCTGTGGGCATTGGTGACAATCCTGGATCCGGAAGCTTGTCTGAAAATTTGGTTGAGTTGGGTAACCGCAAGCGTGCGGGAGGCGATCATGTCCTTGAGTACATTTCCTGGGCCCACGCTGGGCAGCTGGTCGATATCTCCAACGAAGATCAAACGGGAGTGGTCCGGAACAGCTTTTAGCAAGCTGTACATGAGAAGGGTGTCGATCATGCTTGCTTCATCGATAATCAGAAGATCGCAGTCGAGCGGATTTTTTCCGTTTCTTTTGAAGCCTCCGGCGCGGAAATCAAATTCTAGAAGGCTGTGGATTGTTTGTGCTTTTTTACCCGTGATTTCGCTCATCCGCTTGGCTGCCCGCCCGGTGGGCGCTGCTAAAAGGATTTTGTCGGATAATTTGGATGAAATGGTTAGGATCGCATTTGTGATTGTGCTTTTACCTGTTCCTGGGCCTCCTGTGATGATCTGCGCTTTTTCGGAAAGCGCCAGAAAAACAGCGGTTTTTTGATTGTCTGCAAGAGTGATTGAAAGCTTTTCCTGAACCCATTCTAAAGCTTTTTCCCCATCGATACGTCTTAAATGAGAGGCGCCTTGCATGACTCTGAGAAGCTCCTTGGCGATTCCTTTTTCAGCAATATAAAGAGGTTTCAGCCATAAAAACGTTTGCAGCGCGCCATGATGCACCTGTTCCTGGATCACGATGCTCTCTTCTTGCAGATTTTCGATGTTTTTTATGATGAGAGAGCTGTCCACTTCTAGTATTTTCGCTGCTTCTTCGATGAATGGATCGCGGGGAAAACAGACATGGCCGTCATTGGATAGCTCAGAAAGAACATAGAGAATGCCTGCTTCAATTCTTTGTGGGGAATTTTTTTCGATCCCGATTTTTTCCGCAATTTTGTCTGCAGTTTTAAATCCGATTCCATGGATGTCTTTGGCAAGCGAATAGGGGGCCTCGGAGACCACTTGAATACATTTTTTTCCATAGACGCGGAAGATTTTTTGGGCATAGACAGGGCTGACGTTATGGGCTTGCAAAAAGATCATGACATCTCTGACAGATTTTTGCTCTTCCCAGCATTGACGGATCATGTCAACCCGTTTTTCTCCAAGCCCCGGTACTTCCAGCAGACGCTCGGGCTCTAAGTCGATCACGTCCAGTGTTTCCGTGCCGAATGTACTGACGATTCTCTCAGCATAAACGGGACCGATCCCTTTGATCAGGCCGGAACCCAGATATTTTTTGACGCCGTTTAGATCGGCAGGAGCTTCTGTCCTGTACTCTTTGGCTTCGAATTGCAGTCCGTGTGCTGGATGCTTTTTCCAACTTCCCGTACAGCTGATTGTTTCACCCGGTTGAACAGAAGGCATAAATC
This genomic window from Waddlia chondrophila WSU 86-1044 contains:
- a CDS encoding diphthine--ammonia ligase; the protein is MLEAFCSWSGGKDCCISLYLALQQEIRVSTLFTVMIPKIKRSRSHGIRQEILEKQAELMGLKWKCRSASWDAYKTEFLNGLKLLAGQGIKAGIFGDIDINSHQQWNIDVCSHYGVKAIHPIWKHDREKIVETFLNNGFKAYIVCVRNGQLDPSFVGREFSEETIEDLKKEKIDLCGENGEFHTLVVDGPLFLRPLDISFGPPQLREGMWVTDVFSECTT
- a CDS encoding LL-diaminopimelate aminotransferase — encoded protein: MAKINPHLAALKSGYLFPEIQKKKEAFLIEEPGAKLISLGIGDTTCPIAPSVVEQISCQAHAMGTPEGYTGYGPDQGSPVLRQKLSQRIYQEMIEPEEIFISDGAKCDCGRLLLLFGPNSTVAVQDPVYPVYVDTATIYGLSHSIIRMPCTPKNHFFPSPINADLIYLCSPNNPTGSVATKEQLKAYVDFAKANNSIIIFDAAYSAFIRDNTLPRSIYEIEGSREVAIEVNSFSKLAGFTGLRLGWTVVPKELNFSNGTPVHAAWSRISSTFFNGASNIVQSAGVAVLENEGWEQVQKTIDHYLENAQLIKETFVSLGYPCYGGSHAPYVWVDYSPKTSWQAFDELLKKTHILAIPGSGFGSCGEHFVRFSAFGSKETVLEAMARLSRQHVYSKNHA
- the dapA gene encoding 4-hydroxy-tetrahydrodipicolinate synthase, which translates into the protein MPRLDGLKGVYTAIVTPFKKDKTLDEEGLRNNIQFQISQGVEGIAALGTTGEAPTLSEQEKVRILQIAKEECAGRIHLMAGTGSYSTEQTIRMSKLAEELGADSCLVITPYYNRPNQKGIYHHFKAVAESVHIPMILYHHPGRSGCRITTETLLKLSGIPNIAGIKDASGDLATQTCWLEKVAPSFSVLSGDDPLTLPMLSIGASGVISVTSNLSPKKMINLVSAALQGDFQTAREIHYQLLPLMQALSIDSNPIPVKAAMNLINMAAGPCRLPLTPLEEHHVKFIKEIVHG
- a CDS encoding 4-hydroxy-tetrahydrodipicolinate reductase translates to MLKIALIGYGKMGKMVEQIAVKRSHEIVAIIDPKTEDRETVQNSLKKADVCIEFTQPNAVLGNIRTALSLGKNIVVGTTGWNDALKNVEKWVAESGTGLFYASNFSLGVNLFLKTVEKAADLFLNTGNYNVAGVEIHHQQKLDSPSGTAIAIQQTIARTGGKSPSFSSVRCGSVPGTHTVYFDSPSDTITLTHQARNREDFALGAVSAAEWMQGKTGIYTMEDMLCLA
- a CDS encoding serine hydrolase, with protein sequence MERSIFLLFVLFFNTLTSLEHVSRQHVQKAIDQIDRLVIESMDRLSVPGAAVAVVYNGEVLLLKGYGVREWGKMDPVDNDTVFQLASLSKPITSSVLAAVVAEGRVRWNSPVISLDPSFRLSDAWVTQHVTVADLLSHRSGLYEHAGDLLEDLGYDGKTIIHQLRFIPRLNPFRASYAYTNFGFSEAAYAVANFFNTHWNTLANQKLFAPLRMKHASFRYLDYQNAVNKAVAHQVKEDIPILKHVRNPDPQAPAGGASMSVKDFAKWMIFSLNGGTYKSYRLVPETVLLESQMPYIVSAVDLLDDTINFYGLGWGIKYNRFGNKVLDHSGAFSLGIRSQVVLIPELKVGIAVLTNSYPHALPEAVTQSFMDLIYTGKIEKDWLPIMNEKFIKVMGDEHRFYKAPQMYVPHIELERYAGDYYNEFYGGMRIVSEEDRLVLVIGPKSYRFPLKHYNKDAFMMETKGENSVGETKVVFEFSSDGSLKRVVVDYLNNHGLGVFLPVKE
- a CDS encoding DUF423 domain-containing protein; protein product: MNLLLVSGTFLSGLGVALGAFGAHYLKSRLSQEMLAIFEVGVRYQIYHSLALCLLGILTLHYANSYLNYAGASFLFGILLFSGSLYALALSGIKAFGAITPIGGVLFLLGWGLFMIGSLPRG
- a CDS encoding phospholipase D-like domain-containing protein; its protein translation is MSKIFKTLTVALIAFVFSFLGYTLTHASLPSSGSPIKLYATETHHDLQITFTQAIEEAKTSIHLMIYSLRDKKVINSLRRAAGRGVDIQIICDRNASSHLASKIGKNVHVFYHNDKGLMHQKILIVDQHTILCGSANLTTASLKMHGNLVTGIYSPKLAAHLLIKFNTMKKEGRVEKAPQFNTVINGQNLEFWFLPDHPEGVEKIKQLIRSAEKSIRIAMFTWTRYDLADAVIAAKKRGVHVEVVLDRNASSGVSKRIAEKLLKGGIPVKVNQGPELLHHKFLLIDHQTLLNGSANWTKAAFTINDDFFMIITPLKPSQQKVLEEMWDEILLHSTNLSV
- a CDS encoding ATP-dependent RecD-like DNA helicase — protein: MDQIKGYIERITFQSRENGYTVVKMQQPGQSDLTCVVGFMPSVQPGETISCTGSWKKHPAHGLQFEAKEYRTEAPADLNGVKKYLGSGLIKGIGPVYAERIVSTFGTETLDVIDLEPERLLEVPGLGEKRVDMIRQCWEEQKSVRDVMIFLQAHNVSPVYAQKIFRVYGKKCIQVVSEAPYSLAKDIHGIGFKTADKIAEKIGIEKNSPQRIEAGILYVLSELSNDGHVCFPRDPFIEEAAKILEVDSSLIIKNIENLQEESIVIQEQVHHGALQTFLWLKPLYIAEKGIAKELLRVMQGASHLRRIDGEKALEWVQEKLSITLADNQKTAVFLALSEKAQIITGGPGTGKSTITNAILTISSKLSDKILLAAPTGRAAKRMSEITGKKAQTIHSLLEFDFRAGGFKRNGKNPLDCDLLIIDEASMIDTLLMYSLLKAVPDHSRLIFVGDIDQLPSVGPGNVLKDMIASRTLAVTQLNQIFRQASGSRIVTNAHRINKGIFPELYNGKESDFFFIAEEDKDALLNQILTLAAQRVPRTYHFDPFTDIQVLAPMKKGVIGTDNLNHLLQETLNPSQNHIYKYGRRFAKGDKVMQTRNNYDKKVYNGDVGRIEKIDETDQKVYVKMEDLLISYDFADLDELVLAYAVSVHKYQGSECPCIIMPVHTSHFKLLHRNLLYTGVTRGKKLVILAGTKKALAIAIHNDEVKSRYTGLLASLLEKHNPALD